A part of Ziziphus jujuba cultivar Dongzao chromosome 8, ASM3175591v1 genomic DNA contains:
- the LOC107413853 gene encoding PHD finger protein ALFIN-LIKE 1 has product MASSISSSPRTVEDIFKDYSARRSSLIRALTYDVDEFYSLCDPEKENLCLYGHPNESWEVNLPAEEVPPELPEPALGINFARDGMNRKDWLSLVAVHSDSWLLSVAFYFGARLNRNERKRLFSLVNDLPTLFEVVTGRKPVKDKPGVDSGSKSRNSVKRSSDVQIRNNSKLLDESYGEDEDEHSETLCGSCGGNYSADEFWIGCDICERWFHGKCVKITPAKAESIKQYKCPSCSTKRSRQ; this is encoded by the exons ATGGCTTCCTCAATTTCTTCAAGCCCTCGAACCGTCGAAGATATCTTCAAGGACTACAGCGCTCGTCGCTCCTCTCTCATTCGTGCCCTTACCTACG ATGTTGATGAGTTCTACTCCCTGTGCGATCCAG AAAAGGAGAATTTGTGCTTGTACGGACACCCAAATGAGTCCTGGGAAGTTAATCTGCCGGCTGAGGAAGTTCCTCCTGAGCTTCCTGAGCCAGCATTGGGGATCAATTTTGCCAGAGATGGGATGAATCGTAAAGACTGGCTTTCACTGGTGGCGGTGCATAGTGATTCTTGGCTGCTTTCTGTAGCTTTCTACTTTGGTGCTCGGCTTAATCGCAATGAGAG GAAGCGACTTTTTAGTTTGGTAAATGATCTGCCCACTCTCTTTGAAGTTGTAACTGGAAGGAAGCCGGTAAAAGATAAACCTGGTGTGGACAGCGGAAGCAAATCCAGGAACAGCGTGAAG AGATCGAGTGATGTACAGATCAGAAACAATTCTAAGTTACTTGATGAAAGTTATGGGGAGGATGAGGATGAGCACAGTGAAACCCTATGTGGAAGCTGTGGCGGGAATTATAGTGCTGATGAGTTTTGGATTGGCTGCGACATCTGCGAGAGGTGGTTCCATGGGAAGTGTGTGAAGATTACACCAGCTAAAGCAGAAAGTATTAAGCAGTACAAATGTCCTTCTTGCAGCACAAAGAGAAGCAGACAGTAG